The following coding sequences lie in one Catharus ustulatus isolate bCatUst1 chromosome 5, bCatUst1.pri.v2, whole genome shotgun sequence genomic window:
- the SPINK2 gene encoding serine protease inhibitor Kazal-type 2: MARPLALLVLVLLAGLLSCPGAMARYAPDCAKYGKYACPRDYHPVCGTDGETYGNECVLCLANSEDHTNIEILRSGHC; encoded by the exons ATGGCGCGGCcgctggcactgctggtgctcGTCCTCCTCGCCG GGCTCCTCTCGTGTCCCGGTGCCATGGCCCGCTACGCG CCTGACTGCGCCAAGTATGGGAAGTATGCGTGTCCAAGGGACTACCATCCAGTCTGTGGCACTGATGGAGAGACCTATGGAAACGAGTGTGTGCTCTGCCTTGCTAACAG TGAAGATCACACGAATATAGAAATTCTCCGAAGTGGACATTGCTGA